The Dermacentor albipictus isolate Rhodes 1998 colony chromosome 2, USDA_Dalb.pri_finalv2, whole genome shotgun sequence genome has a segment encoding these proteins:
- the LOC139056307 gene encoding uncharacterized protein has protein sequence MMTLLGSMLEHLNDAMRADKGVPFSRLQGILSQLPPSIRGRFGARTETIRLVARHFPSKIVVGSGNRVYTSTRPLASTRNSGAKSRSPADKKQLNMTDGPIELCNVTGAISKLLKLYGFVDLVHPLRASVSFDKILFKKNRHHDLTKLGLKLGNVVILDAVKCPPSHRAKYQATHIELQRKMAHTSSPATNQAAYQPGSDGIGSGLPGSIQAVNPSPAYILFGEDNIECSYFSIDNIDKSLLQPEKSLNDLFSVGDKVLFDAQRNPKPTIYAKWWATSVNKAQSAQLSQANDSGDEAFLSDNDIAEHLLDPKEFSARRKQSIQATHLYYSMKTL, from the coding sequence ATGATGACACTGCTGGGCAGTATGTTGGAGCATCTCAACGATGCCATGAGAGCCGACAAAGGCGTGCCTTTCTCCAGGCTCCAAGGCATCCTATCACAACTTCCACCATCAATCCGGGGCCGGTTCGGTGCAAGAACCGAAACCATACGGTTGGTGGCGAGACATTTTCCCAGCAAGATTGTTGTCGGTTCAGGCAACAGAGTTTACACATCCACACGACCTCTCGCATCTACCAGAAACAGTGGAGCAAAGAGCCGCAGTCCGGCTGACAAGAAACAACTCAACATGACTGATGGACCCATTGAGCTCTGTAATGTCACAGGCGCCATCTCAAAGTTGTTAAAGCTTTATGGTTTTGTCGATTTGGTACATCCACTTCGAGCTAGTGTTTCTTTTGACAAGATATTATTCAAGAAAAATAGGCACCATGACCTAACAAAGTTGGGGCTCAAGCTAGGCAATGTAGTCATATTAGATGCAGTAAAATGTCCACCAAGCCACAGAGCTAAGTATCAGGCCACTCATATAGAACTTCAAAGAAAAATGGCACATACGAGCAGCCCCGCAACGAACCAGGCAGCGTACCAACCAGGTAGTGACGGCATCGGAAGTGGACTTCCTGGCTCAATCCAAGCCGTCAATCCAAGCCCCGCATATATATTATTCGGTGAAGACAATATAGAGTGTTCCTACTTTTCTATTGACAACATTGACAAGTCCCTGCTTCAGCCAGAAAAGAGTTTGAATGACTTGTTTAGCGTCGGGGACAAGGTTCTCTTTGATGCCCAACGAAATCCAAAGCCGACTATCTACGCCAAGTGGTGGGCCACCAGTGTCAACAAAGCGCAAAGTGCTCAACTTTCCCAGGCCAACGACAGCGGAGACGAAGCTTTTCTATCCGACAACGATATTGCTGAGCATCTGCTTGACCCAAAGGAGTTCTCTGCACGAAGGAAACAGTCAATCCAAGCCACGCATTTATATTATTCGATGAAGACATTATAG